The Vanessa cardui chromosome 9, ilVanCard2.1, whole genome shotgun sequence genome has a window encoding:
- the LOC124532343 gene encoding membrane alanyl aminopeptidase-like produces the protein MVVRWIAFILGAALLQSLSALSPIPVPEDEWTEFWRTLRDPSYRLPTTTRPSRYEINLTPYFDVVNAPNIRPFSFDGIASIYITATVANVREIVMHCNDLTIQSVSVTLNGAQIGLTNSAFECEMPRSFLRIGTNEALQLGQQYVVQVTYTGNLQTNMRGFYRSWYKDSTGIRWMGTTQFQPGHARQAFPCYDEPSFKALFDITINIESGFSSSISNMPIRSSASLPNGRTAETFYTTPLTSTYLVAFIVSHYQRVSTNNNLQRPFDIYARNNAGTTGDWSLEIGEQLLEAMENYTQIPYYTMAQNMNMKQAAIPDFSAGAMENWGLLTYREALILFDPLNSNNFYKQRVANIVSHEIAHMWFGNLVTCAWWDNLWLNEGFARFYQYYLTHSVRPDLGYDTRFVVEQVHSAMLSDSIDSAHALTNPDVNDPEAVSAHFSVITYARGASVLRMTQHLLGEDTYVKGLRRYLEARKFDVAEPHHLFEALDEAAAEDNALAQYNDVTIDRYFRTWSEKAGHPVLTVKINQRTGHMSVAQSRWNRDNGDSQFPSLWDVPITWTRGGAPEFNNIKPSQVLTAQVSTIQRGTEGYEWVIFNKQQSGFYRVNYDDTNWALLTRALRSNNRTMIHELNRAQIVDDLFAFGRAGVIPYNRVFNILSFLKMEDAYAPWIAAITGFNFAASRLSYNSGYLERLRNEVINLSTAVTARLGYADVNTDTYMDGLLRMYVMTFLCDMGHPECEAAARQHFANWRNNVFLPANMRPWVYCSGLRQGTAEDFNYFWQRFLDEDLASEIVVMIQAAGCTSNQISLDKFLDALISNENIIRPQDFSTAWNSAVTGNEENTSRLFDWLKRNINLVINNLGSAATPIGNIASRLRNEEQIAEFLTWLEANREILGSAYNTGINGVTATRNNLAWSARRVNEFLNYFDTGFVEDELEDITDEDVGTEDGGEGSGDEETEDGEPDSANIVTLSIVTLMTTVAISLMA, from the exons ATg GTCGTTCGCTGGATTGCTTTCATATTAGGGGCAGCTCTTTTACAGAGCTTATCCGCGTTAAGCCCCATTCCTGTACCCGAAGATGAGTGGACAGAATTTTGGAGAACGTTGCGTGATCCATCCTACCGCCTGCCTACCACCACGAGGCCATCACGATATGAAATCAATTTGACTCCATATTTCGATGTCGTTAATGCTCCTAATATTAGACCATTTTCTTTTGATGGTATTGCATCTATATACATCACAGCCACTGTGGCTAATGTCAGAGAAATAGTCATGCACTGTAATGATCTGACTATACAAAGTGTGTCTGTTACTTTGAATGGAGCTCAGATAGGTCTAACAAATAGTGCGTTCGAATGTGAAATGCCAAGGAGCTTTTTAAGAATAGGTACAAATGAAGCATTGCAACTGGGTCAGCAATATGTCGTTCAAGTTACATACACGGGCAATCTGCAAACTAATATGCGAGGTTTCTACAGGAGTTGGTACAAAGATTCCACTGGTATCAG GTGGATGGGCACAACCCAGTTCCAGCCCGGTCATGCTCGCCAAGCATTCCCTTGCTACGACGAGCCCTCGTTCAAGGCGCTTTTCGATATCACTATCAATATAGAAAGCGGTTTCAGTTCCAGTATATCCAACATGCCGATAAGAAGTTCAGCAAG CTTACCCAACGGAAGAACGGCTGAAACATTTTACACGACTCCACTGACTTCGACATATTTAGTCGCGTTCATCGTGTCGCATTACCAGAGAGTATCgaccaataataatttacaacgtCCATTCGATATATACGCTAGGAATAATGCTGGAACAACTGGTGATTGGTCTCTTGAAATTGGTGAGCAACTACTTGAAGCCATGGAAAATTATACTCAAATCCCATATTATACTATGGCTCAAAACATGAACATGAAACAAGCTGCCATCCCAGACTTTTCTGCTGGTGCTATGGAAAATTGGGGTCTCTTAACCTACAG GGAAGCCCTTATTTTGTTCGACCCACTAAATTCCAACAATTTCTACAAACAACGTGTAGCCAATATAGTATCACACGAGATTGCTCACATGTGGTTCGGTAACCTTGTTACTTGTGCTTGGTGGGACAACTTATGGTTAAACGAAGGTTTCGCCAGATTTTACCAGTACTATCTCACACATTCG gTTAGACCCGATTTAGGATACGACACCAGATTTGTTGTCGAACAAGTACATTCCGCCATGTTATCTGATTCAATTGATTCTGCTCACGCGCTTACAAACCCAGACGTTAACGATCCTGAAGCTGTTAGTGCGCACTTCTCTGTTATCACCTATGCAAGAGGTGCTTCCGTCCTTAGAATGACTCAACACTTGCTTGGAGAAGACACCTATGTTAAAGGACTACGCAGATACCTAGAGGCCAG GAAATTCGACGTGGCGGAACCGCATCATTTGTTTGAAGCTTTAGATGAAGCTGCAGCTGAAGATAATGCGCTAGCGCAGTACAACGATGTCACTATTGATAGATATTTCAGAACCTGGTCTGAAAAGGCCGGTCATCCTGTGCTGACTGTCAAAATTAATCAAAGAACAGGTCACATGTCTGTAGCACAA TCTCGTTGGAACCGCGATAATGGAGACTCACAATTCCCAAGTCTTTGGGACGTGCCTATCACGTGGACGAGAGGAGGTGCTCCAGAATTCAATAACATAAAACCATCGCAAGTCTTGACAGCTCAAGTGTCTACAATTCAAAGAGGCACAGAAGGTTACGAGTGGGTTATTTTCAACAAACAGCAATCTG gtTTCTATAGAGTGAACTATGACGACACCAACTGGGCTCTTCTGACTAGGGCTCTGCGTAGCAATAATAGAACAATGATCCATGAATTGAATCGTGCTCAG ATCGTAGATGATCTATTCGCTTTCGGTAGAGCTGGAGTTATCCCTTACAAtagagtttttaatattttgtcctTCTTGAAAATGGAGGATGCATATGCGCCATGGATTGCCGCTATCACAGGTTTCAACTTCGCAGCAAGTCGATTATCTTACAATAGTGGCTATTTAGAAAGATTAAGG AACGAAGTAATCAATCTGAGCACTGCTGTCACCGCGCGTCTTGGTTACGCCGATGTAAATACCGATACATATATGGATGGCTTACTTCGCATGTACGTTATGACATTCCTGTGCGATATGGGTCACCCTGAATGCGAAGCAGCAGCAAGACAACACTTTGCAAATTGGAGAAATAATGTATT cTTACCAGCGAATATGCGTCCATGGGTTTACTGCAGCGGTCTTAGACAAGGAACTGCTGAAGATTTCAATTATTTCTGGCAACGTTTCCTCGACGAAGATCTCGCTAGCGAGATTGTTGTCATGATCCAAGCAGCTGGATGTACATCTAATCAAATTAGTTTGGATAAATTCTTGGACGCGTTAATATCAAACGAAAACATTATCAGGCCACAAGATTTTAGTACTGCTTGGAACTCAGCAGTGACTGGCAATGAAGAAAATACATCAAGATTATTTGACTggcttaaaagaaatataaatctggtgataaataa cCTTGGCAGCGCCGCTACTCCTATAGGCAACATCGCCAGTCGCTTACGAAACGAAGAACAGATCGCGGAA ttcTTAACTTGGTTGGAAGCAAATCGTGAGATTCTTGGCAGCGCTTATAACACTGGAATCAATGGAGTCACGGCTACTAGAAACAACCTGGCATGGTCAGCTCGTCGTGTGAACGAATTCCTTAACTACTTTGACACTGGTTTCGTTGAAGATGAACTCGAAGATATCACGGATGAAGACGTTGGTACTGAAGATGGTGGTGAAGGCAGTGGAGATGAAGAAACTGAAGATGGTGAACCAGATTCAGCTAATATAGTTACACTAAGCATTGTAACTTTAATGACAACAGTTGCTATAAGTTTAATGGcataa
- the LOC124532429 gene encoding uncharacterized protein LOC124532429: MGLKMVTFIFLLVGLVYADPGEIPSDFEMIGYNTNIDDPKYRLLDIVQPLYFHVDLDVYLAESRFNGIVQVDVEVRQNLTQLVMHQNVVSITGVSVVDANNQPVNLQFPNTFETDSYYEVLKINFASTITPGEYTITISYLGRINENPHDRGFYKGYYYVGDQKREYATTQFQPFHARKAFPCFDEPQFKCPFVISITRDANLSPSYSNMAINVTQQVSTGRIRETFLPTPAVSSYLIAFHVSDFVATSHSSTPNRPLQIISRQGAEDQHYYAADMAMKITEVMDEYFNISYYDMGKEIPMKNDHIALPDFPSGAMENWGMVNYREAYLLYNDNQTNVLDKIFISTIIAHELAHKWFGNLVTCFWWSNLWLNESFASFFEYFSAHEADPSLELDDRFILNRVQSALSADASAGATPMNWSEVASNPSVSAHFSTTSYAKGASVLRTLEHFVGYQTFKNALRYYLKDNQYGIGYPEDMYNAFRRACSEDPTFQTTYPNVDIGEVFDNWVQNPGSPVVNVNVNMTSGVITITQERFQLSGTVPNTIWHIPITWTHGGNPNFEDLKPKFVFSTRSMTIQKDAGHDWVVFNLQHSGLYRVNYDDHNWEMLASQLRRNRTAIHKLNRAQMTNDVIFFLRAGKISVNRAFDVLSFLKDESDYYVWNGVLSQLDWVRRRLEHLPRAYEEFNAYLLELLGGAIQELGYERRVNETISTTQSRMQIMNYACELGHEGCINDSLEKWTRFRTDSTYLVPKDSRRYVYCTGLRHGNASDYQFLFRHYNSSEHTADMVVMLRTLACTRDNASLSDYLMQSMHNDRIRVHDKTNAFSFALQGNRQNVPIVLQFLYQNYAEMRESYGGQARLDACVSALATHLTNFEHIVAFQTWLYNEQVNLDTSFTSGVNVINSAMNNLRWGNNIAPDLFSTIRNRNASATISVSIVLLAVTLLVHIYIIDDYTSEIVSEMSWFLFSLAFVVLTTANADNPLWIEEIEQLPEFSDQLVSRSADKVYRLPENVIPLEYDIYIDLYFSERTDRPYSFDGREFIIIQATEENVTNVVLHSNVDSINAINLLADNGEPVHLNLLEPYTLEPQYHFLRINLQQAMDLGRNYTLYIDYSNTMNDGPMKRGIWKGWYNDDEGIERIYAATHFQPYNARQAFPCWDEPLFKAEFKLHLSKPSSYIGTYSNTGIESTDSLGNNRTRDNFLKSPKMSSYLVTFLVSETFQVIASNTSFTPAIRIIGRSNTAGLGDHALDLTVKMTEYFDDYFKIPYSSLHPNLLNDHISSPDWASAGTENWGMVSYRELYLIIDRSETIMSVEHYATTLVSHELAHKWFGNLITCYWWSNTWINEGFASYFGYIAAHQMFPQYDLHEHFNSRYLQTSLNFDSGVSTVPLNHDVNTPAQVTGHFGTISYSKGAAFLRMLADTITPETFQKACQYFLLNNPYEATDQYDLYDAFAQAIEEDRTLSVYSNFNFTDFYRIWVNEAGYPLLTVDVNYVTGEMALTQERFFLSASAGTTNQIYPIPITFASKSNPDFTNLRAIYMLTSKHAVIQKEAVDEWVIFNNQQHGHYRVNYDVKTWNLISEALLNDPESIHYLNRAQIVNDVFALMRANKLTYNFGFHIIKFLRNEINYHVWNPAISGYTWLRNRLRHLPESQATFDSYLLSYMDHVIDTLGYEPAFNESVTITLTRQEVLHFACTLGHEVCIQNSRDKFIAMRDHGTWVDPRIRRHVYIAGIREGGQQDFEFLLNRYKNSNFANDQLEILRALGATRHPQLLTRYLEFTLDKAVRSHDKATSFNYALLGDPENAYTVLQFVKTHINAIRVAYVEDAPPNPVHTSLSNLAAYLDEAGLVEYEEWLRSTQANSAQFNSAISAITSARNNMAWGTANADMILNAARDSATNIIMSTLLMSIMAVIALFL; the protein is encoded by the exons ATGG gtCTCAAAATGGTCACGTTCATCTTTCTTCTCGTGGGTCTGGTCTACGCGGATCCCGGGGAGATTCCGTCGGATTTTGAAATGATCGGATACAACACAAATATTGATGACCCAAAATACAGGCTCTTGGATATCGTGCAACCTCTTTACTTCCATGTTGACCTTGACGTATATTTGGCTGAATCGAGATTCAATGGAATTGTTCAAGTTGATGTTGAA GTTCGCCAAAATCTCACACAACTTGTAATGCACCAAAATGTGGTTTCCATTACCGGTGTGAGTGTCGTAGATGCAAACAATCAACCAGTAAATCTCCAATTCCCGAACACCTTTGAAACAGACAGCTACTATGAGGTGCTGAAAATTAACTTTGCGTCCACCATCACACCCGGTGAATACACGATCACCATCAGCTACCTTGGTCGAATAAATGAAAATCCTCATGATCGTGGTTTTTACAAGGGATATTATTACGTTGGTGATCAAAAACG GGAATACGCCACGACACAGTTCCAACCTTTCCACGCAAGGAAGGCCTTCCCATGTTTCGACGAACCACAATTTAAATGTCCCtttgttatttcaataactCGTGACGCCAATCTTTCGCCTTCTTACTCTAATATGGCCATCAACGTTACCCAACA gGTGTCAACAGGTCGTATTCGTGAGACATTCTTGCCAACTCCCGCAGTGTCATCTTACCTCATTGCTTTCCACGTCAGTGATTTCGTTGCCACTAGCCATTCTTCCACACCTAACCGACCTCTCCAAATTATCTCTCGTCAAGGTGCTGAAGATCAACACTACTACGCCGCCGATATGGCTATGAAAATTACTGAAGTAATGGacgaatatttcaatattagctACTATGATATGGGAAAAGAGATACCCATGAAAAACGACCACATCGCATTGCCTGATTTCCCATCTGGTGCTATGGAAAATTGGGGAATGGTCAACTACAG aGAGGCGTACTTACTCTATAATGATAACCAAACTAATGTGTTGGATAAGATTTTCATTTCTACCATCATTGCTCACGAACTTGCTCACAAATGGTTCGGTAACTTGGTGACATGTTTCTGGTGGAGTAACCTTTGGCTGAACGAGTCATTTGCCAGTTTCTTCGAGTATTTTAGTGCACacgaa GCTGATCCATCTTTGGAATTAGATGATCGTTTTATTCTTAATCGAGTACAGAGTGCTCTAAGTGCTGATGCTAGTGCTGGCGCCACACCCATGAACTGGTCAGAAGTAGCAAGTAATCCATCCGTTTCGGCGCATTTCAGTACGACAAGTTACGCGAAGGGAGCTTCAGTCTTAAGAACATTAGAACATTTTGTTGGTTATCAAACATTCAAGAACGCTCTGAGATATTACTTAAAAGACAA TCAATACGGTATTGGATATCCCGAAGACATGTACAACGCATTCAGAAGAGCATGTTCCGAAGATCCCACCTTCCAGACAACTTACCCTAATGTCGATATTGGTGAGGTGTTTGATAACTGGGTACAGAACCCTGGTTCTCCAGTTGTAAATGTGAATGTCAACATGACCTCAGGTGTCATCACTATCACTCAg GAACGCTTCCAACTCTCTGGCACAGTGCCAAATACGATTTGGCATATACCGATCACGTGGACACATGGTGGAAATCCTAATTTCGAAGATCTCAAACCTAAGTTCGTATTTAGTACCAGGtcaatgactattcaaaaggaTGCTGGACACGACTGGGTTGTGTTTAACCTTCAACATTCTg GTCTCTATCGAGTCAATTACGATGACCACAATTGGGAAATGCTTGCATCTCAGCTACGTCGTAACAGAACTGCCATCCATAAATTGAACAGAGCACAG atgacAAACGATGTCATATTTTTCCTCAGAGCAGGCAAAATTAGCGTGAATCGAGCGTTTGACGTGCTCTCTTTCCTTAAAGATGAAAGCGACTATTATGTGTGGAATGGAGTTTTATCACAACTCGACTGGGTTCGACGAAGGCTAGAACATTTGCCTAGAGCTTACGAGGAATTCAat GCTTACCTTTTGGAGCTATTAGGAGGGGCCATACAGGAATTGGGATACGAACGTAGAGTAAACGAGACGATATCCACTACACAGAGTAGGATGCAGATCATGAACTACGCCTGCGAACTTGGTCATGAGGGCTGTATCAACGACAGTCTCGAAAAATGGACACGATTCAGAACTGACAGCACTTACTT agTACCAAAGGATTCACGTCGTTACGTTTACTGCACTGGTCTCCGTCACGGTAACGCTTCCGACTATCAGTTCCTATTCCGTCACTATAATTCCTCAGAACACACTGCTGATATGGTTGTCATGTTGCGCACTCTTGCTTGCACAAGAGATAATGCTTCATTGTCAGA TTACCTAATGCAGTCGATGCATAACGACAGAATCAGGGTCCATGACAAAACCAATGCCTTCAGTTTCGCGCTTCAAGGCAATCGACAGAATGTGCCAATCGTTCTCCAATTCTTGTATCAAAACTACGCAGAAATGAGAGAGTC ATATGGCGGTCAAGCAAGACTTGATGCTTGCGTAAGCGCCCTGGCGACTCACTTGACGAATTTCGAACATATTGTTGCT TTCCAAACATGGCTGTACAATGAACAAGTGAATTTGGATACATCCTTCACTTCTGGTGTCAACGTTATTAATTCTGCTATGAACAACTTAAGATGGGGAAACAATATCGCACCAGACTTATTCTCAACTATTAGGAATAGGAACGCTTCAGCGACAATTTCCGTATCTATAGTTTTACTAGCAGTGACATTACTTGTTCATAT ATACATTATTGATGACTACACTTCTGAAATTGTTTCAGAAATGTCCTGGTTTCTCTTTTCATTGGCCTTCGTGGTCTTAACCACTGCCAATGCTGATAATCCTTTATGGATAGAAGAAATAGAACAGCTTCCCGAGTTTTCGGATCAGTTGGTGTCTAGAAGTGCTGACAAAGTGTATCGTCTACCAGAGAATGTTATACCTTTAGAATATGATATCTATATTGATCTTTATTTCTCTGAGAGAACAGATCGACCATATAGCTTTGATGGAAGAGAATTCATCATTATTCAG GCAACAGAAGAAAATGTCACAAACGTAGTGCTGCATTCCAATGTTGATAGTATAAACGCTATTAATCTGTTAGCTGATAATGGAGAACCAGTACACCTTAATTTGCTTGAACCATACACTTTGGAGCCGCAATACCATTTTCTGCGAATCAATTTACAACAAGCGATGGATCTTGGAAGGAATTATACACTTTATATAGATTACAGCAATACAATGAACGATGGACCAATGAAAAGGGGTATTTGGAAAGGGTGGTACAATGATGATGAAGGCATTGAgag aatatacgCAGCCACGCATTTCCAGCCTTACAATGCAAGACAAGCATTCCCATGCTGGGATGAGCCATTATTCAAAGCAGAATTCAAGCTTCATTTGTCAAAACCATCAAGCTATATCGGAACCTACTCGAACACTGGTATCGAAAGTACTGACAG TCTAGGAAACAACAGGACCAGAGACAATTTCCTTAAGAGCCCAAAGATGTCCTCGTATTTGGTCACGTTCTTAGTGAGCGAAACATTTCAAGTGATCGCAAGTAACACATCGTTTACTCCGGCAATAAGAATTATTGGTAGATCGAATACAGCTGGATTAGGTGATCATGCTTTAGATCTGACCGTTAAAATGACTGAATACTTTGACGATTACTTTAAAATACCGTATTCGTCGTTACATCCAAATCTTTTAAACGATCATATATCATCTCCGGATTGGGCATCAGCCGGTACTGAAAATTGGGGTATGGTCAGCTACAG AGAATTATACTTAATAATCGATCGGAGTGAAACTATAATGTCAGTTGAACATTATGCTACTACTCTCGTTTCTCACGAATTAGCTCATAAATGGTTCGGAAACTTGATAACTTGTTATTGGTGGAGCAATACTTGGATTAACGAAGGTTTCGCCAGCTATTTCGGATATATTGCTGCACATCAG ATGTTTCCCCAATATGACCTGCATGAGCATTTTAATTCTCGTTATCTTCAAACCAGTTTGAACTTTGATTCAGGAGTTTCAACTGTTCCGCTAAACCATGATGTCAATACTCCAGCTCAAGTGACTGGACATTTTGGAACTATTAGTTATTCCAAGGGAGCTGCATTCCTGAGAATGCTCGCTGATACGATAACCCCTGAAACATTCCAGAAAGcgtgtcaatattttttgttaaataa tcctTATGAAGCAACAGATCAGTATGACTTATATGACGCATTCGCACAAGCAATAGAAGAAGATCGTACTTTAAGCGTATACtcgaactttaattttactgatTTTTATCGCATTTGGGTAAATGAGGCAGGTTATCCACTTTTAACAGTAGACGTCAACTATGTCACTGGTGAAATGGCGTTGACTCAA GAAAGATTTTTCCTCAGTGCATCAGCGGGAACTACAAATCAAATATATCCTATACCTATAACATTCGCCAGTAAATCCAATCCAGATTTTACAAATTTGAGAGCCATTTACATGTTGACTTCAAAACATGCCGTAATTCAAAAAGAGGCGGTCGACGAATGGGTTATCTTCAACAATCAACAACATG GACATTACCGAGTTAACTACGATGTCAAAACTTGGAATTTAATATCAGAGGCTTTGTTGAACGATCCGGAATCTATTCATTACTTAAACCGAGCGcaa aTTGTTAATGACGTATTCGCCTTAATGAGAGCAAATAAACTAACATACAACTTCGgctttcatattattaaattcctacgcaatgaaattaattatcacGTTTGGAATCCAGCAATTAGTGGATATACTTGGTTGAGGAATAGACTGCGCCATCTTCCCGAGAGTCAGGCAACTTTTGAT TCATACCTCCTTAGCTACATGGATCATGTTATCGATACTCTTGGATACGAACCAGCTTTCAATGAGTCGGTGACTATAACCCTAACTAGACAAGAGGTCCTGCACTTCGCATGCACTCTTGGTCACGAAGTGTGTATTCAAAATTCGAGGGATAAATTCATTGCTATGAGAGACCACGGCACTTG GGTCGATCCTCGGATCCGGCGCCATGTGTATATTGCAGGAATTAGAGAAGGAGGACAGCAAGATTTCGAGTTCCTGTTGAACAGATACAAGAATTCGAACTTTGCTAATGATCAGTTGGAAATTTTGAGAGCTCTTGGTGCTACCAGACATCCTCAGCTTTTGACGAG atatttGGAATTTACACTAGACAAAGCTGTACGATCGCACGATAAAGCTACATCCTTCAACTACGCTTTACTCGGTGACCCTGAAAATGCGTATACTGTGTTGCAATTCGTAAAAACCCACATCAACGCTATCAGAGTGGC atacgtTGAAGACGCTCCTCCTAATCCGGTACACACTTCTCTCTCCAATCTTGCAGCTTACTTAGATGAAGCTGGGCTTGTTGAG tACGAAGAATGGCTACGCAGTACACAGGCTAACTCAGCTCAGTTCAACAGTGCTATATCTGCTATTACATCCGCGCGCAACAATATGGCCTGGGGTACAGCTAACGCCGACATGATTTTAAATGCAGCCAGGGATAGCGCAACTAACATTATCATGTCAACACTTTTGATGTCAATAATGGCTGTAATTGctctatttctttaa